The sequence below is a genomic window from Salifodinibacter halophilus.
TGCGGCCAGCAGCGCGCGCAGGATGTCCTTCGAGCGGCGCTGGCCGTAACCGCGGCCGTAAGCGCTGGACTGGATCGCCACGACCAGGCGCAGAGCCGGCACCAGATACAGTTTGTTGCCGCCGTTGCCGGACGCGAACACCACCTCGATCGCGCGGCCGCAGACGTGCTGGGTGCGGCGAT
It includes:
- a CDS encoding serine hydrolase encodes the protein RRTQHVCGRAIEVVFASGNGGNKLYLVPALRLVVAIQSSAYGRGYGQRRSKDILRALLAAAAPDDGTATAR